The nucleotide window ATACCAACCCGGAAACCGGGATACGCTATCTGGTGCTGGATAACGGCTATCGCTATGAGGGTAATCCCGGCGAAGCCGACTATCGTCAGATTCGCTTTCAGGAATATGGTATCCGTTTGCCTGACCAGCAACCGATACAGCAGGTAAACGAACTCTACTCTCTGCCAACAACAGCGCTGATTGATGGCAGTGCCGCCGAGCGGGCTCAGCTACACTGGCGCTTATCACTGCCGATGCTGACGCTGATTGTTGCGCTGCTGGCGGTGCCGTTGAGCAAAACCAACCCCCGTCAGGGGCGTTATGCCAAGCTGATACCTTCGATTCTGCTTTATATGGCCTATCTGATGTTGCTCACCAATGTACGTAAATATATTGAGAGTGACGGTGGCAAGGTGATACTGCTGTGGCTGGTGCATCTGTTGTTCTTCGCCCTGGCGATGGGCTTGTTATATGTTGATGGTTCCTGGAAAAAGTTGTTGGGCCGGCGGAGGGCTGATCATGCTGCTTAAGCTGGACCGCTATATCGGTAAGCAGGTTTTTCTCAGCATCATGGTGGTGATGCTGGTGGTGGTCGGTCTGGACTTTCTGTTCCAGATGATCGACGAGATGTCTGATCTGAATGAAGGTTATACGCTGATTATTGCGCTGGCCTATTCAGCCCTGAATGTGCCCGCCGCGTTCTATGAATATTTACCACTGGGGTGTCTGGTCGGGTGCCTGTTAGGCCTCGGAGCGTTGGCCAGCGGGAGTGAACTGACGGTGATGCGGGCTGCCGGGGTGTCGGTGTGGCGGCTGGTGCGGATGGTATTAAAGCCGATTATTGTACTCGCCGTTCTGGCGCTGTTTCTGGGTGAGTATATCGCGCCTTATGCCGGGGCGCTGTCTGAGAGTATCCGGGCACAGCATCTGAACCAAGGCACTATCTCGGCCCGCACCGGGGTCTGGCATCGTGAGAACGGTGAGTATATCCATATCAATGTGGTGACCCCCGACGGTGCGATACAGGGAGTGACTCGTTTTGGCCTTGCGCCCGACAGCAGTCTCTCGTATAGCAGCTATGCGACATCGGGACGTTATCAGAACGGTGTCTGGGAATTGCGGGATGTTGTTGAGACCCGTTTTCTCGACAACCAGACGCAGACGCAGCGCTATGAAACCAAAGAGTGGCAGATAGAGCTGAACCCTCAGCGTCTGAAGGTGCTGATGGTTAAACCGAAAGAGATGTCGACCAGCGAATTGTATCAATACAGTCAGTATCTCGATGATCAGGAGCTGGATAATGATCGCTATATGCAAAGTTTCTGGCGCAAAGTCTTTCAGCCTCTGGCGATTATTGGTCTGGTGCTGGTCGCCGTATCCTTTATCTTCGGCTCGCTGCGCAGCGTCTCTACCGGGCAGCGAATCATCACCGGGGTGGTGGTGGGTATGGTCTTCAAAATCAGCCAGGATATCCTCGCGCCGATGAGCAGCCTCTACAGTATTGATCCGGTGTGGGCCGCTTTGGTGCCGATCATGATCTGCATGGCGTTAGGCGGATGGTTGATTAAACGCGCAGGGTAGCTCGCAAAAAGCGCGAGAGTGGCTAGACGTCACTGCGTGACTTGCTAGTGGCTAGAGCGCTTCGCTTGCCAGAAAAAGATAAAGATAAAGCGCTTTCAGGCGCGTGGTTGTCAGCTTTATTTGTTTGCTTTTGTAGGAGCGGCTTCCAGCCGCGATCAATATCGGAGTCTTTCCATTCGCGGCTGGAAGCCGCTCCTACGTGGGAGTACCGTCGTAAAAAACGCGGGAGTGGCTAGACGTCACTGCGTGACTTGCTAGTGGTTAGAACGCTTCGCTTGCCAGAAAAAGATAAAGATTAAGCGCTTTCAGGCGCGTGGTTGTCAGCTTTTTGTTTGCTCTTGTAGGAGCGGCTTCCAGCCGCGATCAATATCAGAGTCTTTCCATTCGCGGCTGGAAGCCGCTCCTACGTGGGAGTGCCGTCGCATAAAAACGCGGGAGTGGCTAGACGTCACTGCGTGACTTGCTAGTGGCTAGAGCGCTTCGCTTGCTAGATAAAGATAAAGCGCTTTAAGGCGCGTGGTTGTCAGCTTTTTGTTTGCTTTTGTAGGAGCGGCTTCCCGCCGCGATCAGTATCGGAGTCTTTCCATTCGCGGCTGGAAGCCGCTCCTACAGGGGAGTGCCGTCGCATAAAAAGCGCGAGAGTGGCTAGACGTCACTGCGTGACTTGCTAGTGGCTAGAACGCTTCGCTTGCCAGAAAAAGATAAAGATTAAGCGCTTTCAGGGGCGTGGTTGTCAGCTTTTTGTTTGCTTTTGTAGGAGCGGCTTCCAGCCGCGATCAGTATCGGAGTCTTTCCATTCGCGGCTGGAAGCCGCTCCTACAGGGGAGTGCCTTCGCATAAAAACGCGAGAGGGGCTAGACGTTACTGCGTGACTTGCTAGTGGTTAGACGCAACTGCGTTGCTTGCTAGAAAAGGTAAAAAATAAAGCGCTTTCAGGGGCGTGGTTGTCAGCTTTTTGTATGCTCTTGTAGGAGCGGCTTCCCGCCGCGATCAGTGTCGGAGTCTTTTCATTCGCGGCTGGAAGCCGCTCCTACAGGGGAGTGCCGTCGTAAAAAACGCGGGAGTGGCTAGACGTCACTGCGTGACTTGCTAGTGGTTAGAACGCTTCGCTTGCCAGAAAAAGATAAAGATTAAGCGCTTTCAGGCGTGTGGTTGTCAGCTTTTTGTCTGCTCTTGTAGGAGCGGCTTCCCGCCGCGATCAGTATCGGAGTGTTTCCATTTGCGGCTGGAAGCCGCTCTTACGAGGCAGGTTAGTCGCAAAAGCGCGAGAGTGGCTGGACGTCACTGCGTGACTTGCTAGTGGTTAGACGCAACTGCGTTGCTTGCCAGAAAAAGATAAAGATAAAGCGCTATAGCACGGTGTGGATTTTATCTTTTTCTAGCTCCTGGCAAGCGACGAAGGAGCGTCTAGCGAGTCGCGCAGCGACGTTCTAGCTACTTTATATTCAATTCTTCGGCAGCAGAACAATCTGCGTATCTGAGAAGCTGTCGTGCCAGGTGGCTTTGTTGGCTGAGAACAGCATCCAGAAAAATCCCAGACCGAAACAGGCGAATGAGACGATGGCAGTCATAAAGCGGATCAGTGCCTGGCGCAGGCTGATATGATGGCCATCCAGGGTCTGAACCCGCAGTTTCCAAGCCTGCATTCCCAGTGTCTGCCCCAGCCGCACCCAGAAGTAGGCGAAGAAGGCGAAGGTCAGCAGAAACAGTAGTGTCTGAAACACCGGACCGCTGACCGCTTCACCATGGTTCAGTCCGACGGCGGCAAAACCGGCGCACATCCAGATGGCGACTACCAGAAAACCATCGTAGATCATCGCTGCAAAACGGCGCATCAGACTGGGCTGGCGCAGTTCACCTTCTTGTTCCGGGAAAGGTATGCTCATCTTCTTTGTTACTGTCTCTTGCTGTTGTTCACTACCGGCCAGGCTTGTCTTCTCGATAATGCAAGCCACGACCCTATAACTGCGGCAGACTATACCATCAAAATAAGCCCCGTTGTTAAGGCTGAGGTATAAAAAAAACCGAGCGCAGAGCCCGGTTTTTGTGTGCAATAGGTGACGTTACTTGAACGGCACGACAAACTTGTCTTTGTACTCGGCTGCCAGTGCTTTGGCCTGCTCTAATTCAGCATCAGAGAGTTTCATCACGATCCGGGATTGGATTGCAGTCGCGGTCTGGTTGCCAAGTTCCAGGGCGTTCTGCAGCCAGGCATATGCGATAATGTTAGTTTGCTGATCTTCTTCGGCACCATGGTTGTTGGAGTACAGAGCACCGAGGAAGAACATCGCATCCATATGGCCCTGTTCTGCCGCTTTGCGGTACCATTTTTCGGCCATTGAGAAGTCCTGCTGAACACCCGTACCGAAGTTATATGCCCGGCCCAGGTTATGCTGAGCCACGACCAGTCCCTGATCCGCGGCCAGGGAATACCAGTTGAACGCCTGTGATGCATCGCGTTTTACCCCGTAACCGAACTCATACATTTCACCGAGGCGGTTTTGGGCAATGGCATCGCCGGATTCCGCAGCCGGTTCAACGGTTTTCAGTTCAACTTTATAGCCTTTATTTTTATAGGCACGCAGACTGTTTACACACTCCAGGTGGCCCTGAGCGCTACAGCGGTTATACAGCTTTACCGCGGCTTTCTCATCGGCATCAACGCCCAGACCAAATTCGTACATCTGACCGACGAGATTCATCGCATCCAGATCGTTGTCATTGATTAGTGGCTTCAGCTCATTCATGGCCGTGGTGTAGTCCTTGGCTTCAAAGGCTTTCAGGCCTTTTGCCAGACTGGCGGCATATGCGGAGGCTGTGTTGAGAGTCAGTAGCAGCCCGGTGACGGCCAGTAGTAGTTTCTTACTCATCGAATTACGCCCGTATGGTTAAAGGTAAAAAATTGGCGCCTATTATACCGGCCAGCTTTCCGAAGTTGATAGGGACAAAACGGATCTTTTTGGCAGGCACTGTTGGCGCAGATCAGTGAAGTGCTTAATTAGCAGGGTCTAATATTGCGCGCATTCTACAGGAATCAGATTGAAAAATCATGACTTCGGCCGGGCAACATCCGCTGTCGCTGCCTGCTGGGGGCTTTTACGGCTGGTTTAATGGCTCAGCAGCTCGATCATATAGCCGTCGGGGTCACGGACAAATGCCAGTATTGTCGAACCATGCATCATCGGGCCGGGTTCCCTGACGACCTGTCCACCGAGGGATCTTATTTTTTCACAGGCGTCGTAGACATCTTCTACTTCGATAGCGATATGACCGTAGGCGTTACCCAGATCATAGCTGCTGGTATCCCAGTTATGCGTCAGTTCCAGAACGGTATTTTCGGACTCAGAGCCATAGCCGAGAAAGGCGAGGGTAAACTTGCCGTCGGGATAATCTTTGCGACGTAACAGTTTCATATTCAGTATCTCAGTATAGAATGAGATCGATTTTTGCAGATCTGTAACCCTGAGCATGGTATGCAATAGTCGCATTTTGAGGTCTCCTGTTTGTGGCCTGACAGTTGTTCATCGTAAACTATTCATCAGACAGAGCAAATTAATCTATCTGTTGTTTTGGGGTTTTTAACACTCGGCCGGGTGGCGAGCGAGGGTATTGTTATGTTTCAAGATATGTCTAAAGTACTGGGTCAGTCTATGGGTCCATTCAAAGAGTTGGTCAATATCCAGACCAGAATGCTGGAAGAACTGACGCGTCAGCAGATGGAGTGCACTAAAGCCTGTATTGACGCGACCGTCGCACAAACGCGGCAGATGCAGAACTGTACCTCTGCAGATGAGTTGATCAAGTCGCAACAGGCGTATGCGGTCGAGCTGGAGGAGACGCTTAAACAGGCCAACGAGCGGAATATGAAGGCCCTGCATGAGGCCCGTGAGTCGGTTGAGCGATTGGCGGGAGATGCTTTCGATGCATTTGCTCCAAAACGATAATGTTCCAGGCCTGATGAATTAAGTGAGATGCAATGAGTAAGGACGTGGGACTTTTTTACGGTTCAACTACCGGTAATACCGAGAGCTGTGCCGAACTGATCGCAACGCATATTGGCCCTCAGCGGGTTGATATGCATGAGCTGGCGACTGCCGGGCTGGATGGACTGGGCAGTTATAGCTATCTGATTCTGGGTATACCCACCTGGGATTATGGCGAGCTGCAGGAAGACTGGTCTGATGTCTGGGCTGAGCTGGATGAAATGGATCTGAACGGTGTCAAATGTGCGCTGTTCGGGTTGGGAGACCAGGTTGGTTATGGCGAGTGGTTCGTTGATGCCATGGGGGCCTTGCATGACAAACTGGTCAGTCGGGGCGCGTTGATGTGTGGTTACTGGCCGATCTATGGTTACAACTTCGAAGCGTCTAAAGCGCTGAATGAAAGTCAGGATTATTTTGTCGGTCTGGTGCTCGATGAGGATTGTCAGAGTGAACTCACGGCTGACAGAATCGCTGAGTGGGTGCCGCAGGTGATGGACGCGTTTGGTATCTGAGTCAGCCTGCATTTAACGCCGTTGTGCTTACTTAGATGCCATTAAGCCACAGATGGGCGGCGATACTCAGGAGATATCCCAGAGCGATTGCCCAGCTCCATTTCAGGTGAGCATAAAAAGTGTACACCCCCTGAGCCTGACCCATTAGCGCGATCCCTGCTGCAGAGCCTATGGATAGCAGCGAGCCGCCAATGCCGGTGGTCAGGGTCACCAGCAGCCATTGGTTAGTCGACATATCCGGCTGCATGGTGAGTACGGCAAACATGACCGGAATATTATCGATCAGCGATGACAGGACGCCGATCAGGCTGTTTGCCAGCGTGGGTCCCAGATGGCTGTAGACCAGATCGGACAGTAACCCCAGATAGCCCAGTGCTGCCAGTCCGCCCACCGATAACACAATGCCATAGAAAAACATCAGCGTATCCCAGGAGGAGCGTTCGACCACCTGGAAGATATGAAAGCGACGGATCACGTCGGTGTGATCGCCCTTTATCTGGCTGATATCGGTCAGGTTTTCAATATGATGGTTATGGATATGGCCGGTATCCCGGATGTGGGCTTCAAAGCGGCTGAGGTAGTAACCGTATAGTTTTAATATGCCCAGCCCGGTCATCATGCCCAGTACCGATGGCAGATGAAGAAAGCTGTGACTGGTGACCGCTAGTAAAATGGTGAGTATAAACAGCACCATAATTCGCCGTGCGCCGGGCTTCATCCGGCGTTGCTGATGGCGCCGCTCCGGCACTGGATAGCCTTTTTGGATTGCCAGTGACATGAGCAGTGCCGGCACCAGCCAGCTGACCACTGAGGGGATAAACAGATTGAAAAATCCGCTGAATTCGATTATCCCTTTCTGCCAGACCATCAGGGTGGTGATATCGCCGAATGGACTGAATGCCCCGCCGGCATTGGCGGCCACGACGACGTTGATACACCCCAGGGTAACAAATTTAACCGTGTGCTTACCCACCGCCATCACTACCGCGCCCATCAGCAGGGCGGTTGAAAGGTTATCGGCAATGGGTGAGAGGAGGAAGGCCAGTGCGCCGGTAGTCCAGTAGATCTGTATCAGGCTCAGCTTGCAGGAGACCAGCCAGGAACGCAGGGCTGCGAACACCTGCCGTTCTTCCATCGAGGTGATAAAGGACATCGCCGCCAGCAGGAAGAAAAATAGCTCAGCATATTCAAGCAGATTATGTCTGAATGCGATTGCCGCGGTCTCGCTATCCCCTTCCAGCGTATAGGCCAGACCGACTAGCAGCCAGATCAGTCCGGCAGCGACAATGACCGGTTTGGATTTGCGCAGATGAAAATATTCTTCCCCCAGTACAAACAGGTAACTGATCAGAAAAATAGCGACGCAGGTGATGCCGATAAACGTATCGGTATGGGAGTTGACCGTTCCTTCTGCGGCCATCAAAGGTGCCGGAAGTAACGAGAAAAACGTGCAGGAGAGGATCAGCAGGCGATGCATTTTGTTGTTGGTTATCCACAGTTCCCTTTGTCAGATCCAATTCTTGCTGATAAAGGGGGGCAAAGTCGAGTTTTTTCAGTCCTTTGGATACACAGCTGCCGGGGAATCGGGTAAAATGTGCTGCTTTTTTACCCGGCCAGTTCAGCCAGTCCCGGTGCCAATCAGATAGAACGCTGCCAGCGCAGATAGAGAGAGTAAAGCGATTACGATGGAAATCAATCCGATCATCAACAGCCTGAAAGATATAACCGAGCGTACCGAGGTGTTACGTGGCTATCTGGAATACCCTGAGAAGCAGGAACGTCTGGAAGAGGTCAATCGGGAACTGGAAGATTCTGCTGTCTGGAGTGAGCCCGAGCGGGCGCAGGCGCTGGGTAAAGAGCGTGCCATGCTGGAAGGTGTGGTACAGACTATCGATGATCTGACCGCCGGTGTGACCGATGCCCGTGAGCTGCTGGAGATGGCAGTTGAAGAGGATGACGAAGATACCGTCGAGGAAGTGCGCAGCGAAGTTGCCAAGCTGGAAGAGTTGCTCAATCAGCTGGAGTTCCGCCGTATGTTCTCTGGTGAGGCGGATGGCAACAACGCCTATCTGGATATTCAGGCCGGTTCCGGTGGTACTGAAGCGCAGGACTGGGCGGAGATGATGTTGCGGATGTATCTGCGCTGGGGTGAGGACAAAGGTTTCAAAACCGAGCTGCTGGAATGTTCAGCCGGTGATGTCGCGGGTATTAAGTCTGCCACGATTAGTTTTCAGGGGGCGTATGCCTTTGGCTGGCTGCGTACCGAGACCGGGGTTCACCGTCTGGTGCGTAAATCACCGTTCGACTCCGGTGGTCGCCGTCATACCTCGTTCTCTTCTGTCTTTGTTTCGCCGGAGATCGATGACAATGTTGAGATCGATATTAACCCTGCTGATCTGCGGGTGGATGTGTACCGCGCCTCTGGTGCGGGTGGTCAGCACGTCAACCGGACAGAATCGGCGGTGCGTATTACCCACGGGCCGTCCGGCATCGTGGTGCAGAGCCAGAGTCAGCGCTCGCAGCACCAGAACAAAGATACCTGTATGAAACAGCTGCGGGCAAAACTGTACGAGATGGAGATGCTGAAACGCTCCGAGGCCGCGCAGGAACAGGAAGACAACAAAGCTGATATCGGCTGGGGCAGTCAGATCCGCTCCTACGTACTGGATGATCAGCGGATTAAAGATCTGCGTACCGGCGTGCAGAGTAGTAACTGCGATAAGGTGCTGGACGGCGATCTGGATCTGTTTATTGAGGCAAGCCTGAAGGCTGGCCTTTAAGTTTTAAACACTGCGAAAGCTATTGCACTTGTGCTGACGGCGTTAAAAACTCGCTCAACAAGCTTACCTACAGTCGTAGGTTCCGCTGTTTCGCCAGTTTTTGCCTTGTCAGTCCTGCGCTCATAACGCTTTCACAGCGTTTACGCTACTGCGATCGTAGCTAAAAGAATTTGAACACATGAAGAAATTGCTACTTAGCGATTTCTGGAATTAAAGAGTTAACCATTAAAGGTTCCACATACCATGTCTGATAACATTCAGCAGCAAGATGAAAACCGCCACATTGCGGAGCGTCGTGAAAAACTCAACGCGCTGCGTGAAGCGGGTAACGCTTTTCCAAATAAATTCCGCCGTGACAGTTATGCTCAGGATCTGCAGGACCAGTATGGCGATAAAACCAAGGAAGCGTTAGCTGAAGCACAGATTACCGTTAGCATTGCCGGACGTGTGATGCTGAATCGGGGCGCTTTTGGTGTTATCCAGGATATGTCTGGCCGGATTCAGTTTTATGTCAATAAAGAGGCGCGTCCCTTTGCTAAGTCGCTGGATCTGGGCGATATCATCGGCGTAACCGGTATACTGCATAAGTCTGGCAAGGGCGATCTGTATGTTGATCTGGGTGAGTATGAACTGCTGACCAAGAACCTGCGGCCACTGCCGGACAAGCATAAAGGCTTGCAGGATACCGAGATCCGTTACCGTCAACGCTACGTGGATCTGATTACTAATGAGCATTCCCGTAAAGTGTTCGAAACCCGCTCTAAGATCGTTGCCGGTATTCGCAACTACCTGACTGAAAAACGCTTTATTGAAGCTGAAACACCGATGCTGCAGGTGATTCCGGGTGGTGCGAGTGCCCGTCCGTTCATCACTCATCACAATGCGCTGGATCGCGATATGTACCTGCGGATCGCGCCGGAGCTGTACCTGAAACGTCTGGTTGTTGGTGGTTTTGAGCGGGTATTCGAGATCAACCGTAACTTCCGTAACGAAGGACTCTCGACCCGTCATAATCCTGAGTTCACCATGATCGAGTTTTATCAGGCCTACGCCGATTACAACGATCTGATGGATCTGACTGAGGATATGCTGCGCACCGTGGCGCAGAATGTGCTGGGTACGACGACGATCGTTAACACCGTGCGTAACGAGGACGGTGAGGTTCTGGAAACCTTTGAATACGATCTTGAGAAGCCGTTTACCCGCCTCAGCGTATTCGATTCTATCCTGCACTATAACGCGGATATCACCGCTGAAGCGCTGGCCGATGACCATGCTGCCCGTCAGATCGCTGAACGCATGGATATCGATGTGAAAGACAGCTGGGGTCTGGGCAAGGTGCAGATTGAGATCTTCGAGAAGACCGTTGAACACCGCCTGCAGCAGCCAACCTTTATTACGGAGTATCCAACTGAGGTGTCGCCGCTGGCGCGTCGCAGTGATGCTAACCCGTTTGTGACCGATCGTTTTGAGTTCTTTGTCGCCGGGCGTGAACTGGCGAATGGTTTCTCCGAGTTGAATGACTCTGAAGACCAGGCTGAGCGTTTCCAGGCGCAGGTCGCGGAAAAGGATGCCGGTGATGATGAAGCGATGCACTACGATGCCGATTACATCAATGCACTGGAATATGGACTGCCACCGACCGCCGGTGAAGGTATCGGTATTGACCGGCTGGTGATGCTGTTCACCGATTCCGCCTCGATCCGTGACGTGATTCTGTTTCCGGCGATGCGTCCCCGGGGATAAGTGGTTACAGTATAAGGGCTGCCATCTGGCAGCCTTTTTTATTTCAGGCTTATTTTTACTATCAATCTGAGCTGGGATCGTCCCTATGAGCTGGTTAATACCCCAACAGAAACGGCCGCTGCCCGGTAAGCGCTGGATCAGCATTATTCTGCGCTCGCTGCACCTGGTGGGTATTGCCGGGCTGGCCGGTGCCTACCTGTTCAGTCAGCCGCAGTCGGTGTGGTTTCCCTATCTGGTTGTTGGTGTTGGCAGTGGTGTCCTGATGGTGGCCAAAGAGCTCTATGTAGATTCGATCTGGCTGTATCAGTTGCGGGGTCAGTTGGTGCTGTTTAAGCTGGCGTTGCTGGCCGCCGGACTCTACTGGTTTGCGCAGCCTCAGGCCTGGATCTATATTCTGGTGATTCTGATTTCCGGAGTGATCTCCCATGCCCCGGGTAATGTGCGTTATTACTCTTTTATCTATGGCAAAACCCTGACCCGTGAAGTTTGGCAGGGGCAGAAGGATGCGAAGATTCGCGACTGTGGAGATAACTGAATGAATGAAACCTGTGTGATGACTCTGGATAGGGCTCCGAGCTGGCAACACTGGTTAAACGCTGAGTTTGATGCCCCTTATATGCAGCAGCTGAAACAGTTTCTGCAGCATGAAAAGGCGGCCCGAAAGACGATTTATCCCCCCTCAGATCACTGGTTTCATGCGCTGGAAGCAACACCACTTGACCAGGTTAAAGTCGTGATCATCGGTCAGGACCCTTACCATCAGCCGGATCAGGCCCACGGCCTCTGTTTTTCGGTACGTCCCGGAATCAAAACGCCTCCCTCTCTGGTGAATATCTATAAAGAGCTGCAGAGTGACCTGGGGGTAACTCCGGTGAATCACGGTTATCTCGAAAGCTGGGCAAGGCAGGGGGTATTGCTGCTCAATGCTGTACTTACCGTAGAAGATTCTCAGGCTGCTTCCCATCAGGGAAAGGGCTGGGAGCAGTTTACCGACCGGGTCATCGCAACCGTGAATGAGCAGTGCGAGCACGTTGTATTCCTGCTGTGGGGCAGTTATGCCCAGAAGAAAGGTTCGGTGATCGATTCTCAGCGCCATCTGGTGCTGAAATCTGCTCACCCTTCGCCACTGGCGGCTTATCGGGGCTTTTTTGGCTGCCAGCATTTTAGTCAGGCGAATGACTATCTCTCGGCGAATGGGCGTAATCCGGTTGATTGGCAGCTTCCGGAGGAGGTAAGTCGCTAGACGCGACTTCGTCGCTTGCTAGAACGGCGCTGCGCGCCTGCTAGTGGCTAGATGTGAAATTCAGAGAGGTTGTTCACAACTCGGTTGTATTGGAAGCTGTTGGTTGCGAAATCAATAGCCCTTTAAACAGAGGAGTGAACAACCATGCACAAGAATGCAAAATCTAGCCTCCATAGTCGAGTTTTAATTGTCAAAAAACATCTTGAAGAAGATGTGTCTGTCTCCGAACTGGCTGGCTTTTTCGAGGTATCTAAAAGCCTAATCTATCGCTGGATCAGGCGCTATCATCAAGAAGGTCTCAATGGACTTCGAGATCGCAAAAGTCGACCTAAACGCATCGCATCGCGAACGCTTTATTGGCAAGAGCAAGCGATAAAAGCGCTGGCCCTGGGTGGCTGGTCACAAACAGATATTGCTGCCACACTCAAGATGCCGCTGTCGACTGTCTGTGTTGTTGCCCATCGCATGTGTGGTCACCTGCTGAAAAAGACAGAGCCAGTCCGTCGTTATGAATACGATGAGCCAGGAGGGCTAATTCACTTCGATATCAAGCGTGTCGCACGTTTCAGTCAGCCAGGCCACCGCAAGACAGGCGTCCGTAAAGTGATGACCAAAGGTGCTGGCTGGGAATACGTGCATATCTGTATCGATGATTATACTCGATGGAGCCATGCAGAAGTTCACCCAAGGCAATCTGCTAAGGATGCTGTCAGGTTCTTTGAAAACACCCTCAAAATACTGAAAGCAATGGACGTGAAGGTAAAACGGGTGCTGACGGATAATGGTAAGTGCTACACCAGCAGAGCCTTTAGAAATGCCGTCAAAACGATCGGTGCACGCCCCATGAATACGCGCCCCTATCGCCCTCAGACAAACGGTAAAGCGGAACGTTTTATACAGACGCTGATTCGGGAGTGGTCTTACGGTAAACTGTATAACAATTCTGCTCAGCGAAATGCGAAACTATCCTGTTATCTGAAGTGGTATAACCTTGTCAGACCACATGGTAGTTTAAACAAGCAACCACCTATAAGCCGGTTACTTGTGAACAACGTATCTGAAATCTACAGCTAGAAAGATCAGGAGCTTTCAGGAGCTTGGCTGTAGGAGCGGCTTCCAGCCGCGAATGGAAGTACTTCAACATTGATCGCGGCTGGAAGCCGCTCCTAGGGGCAGGACCGTCGCAAAAAAAACGCGAGAGCCGCTGGAAAGATCAGGCGCTTAAAAAACGGATACAG belongs to Amphritea atlantica and includes:
- the ung gene encoding uracil-DNA glycosylase encodes the protein MTLDRAPSWQHWLNAEFDAPYMQQLKQFLQHEKAARKTIYPPSDHWFHALEATPLDQVKVVIIGQDPYHQPDQAHGLCFSVRPGIKTPPSLVNIYKELQSDLGVTPVNHGYLESWARQGVLLLNAVLTVEDSQAASHQGKGWEQFTDRVIATVNEQCEHVVFLLWGSYAQKKGSVIDSQRHLVLKSAHPSPLAAYRGFFGCQHFSQANDYLSANGRNPVDWQLPEEVSR
- a CDS encoding IS481 family transposase, giving the protein MHKNAKSSLHSRVLIVKKHLEEDVSVSELAGFFEVSKSLIYRWIRRYHQEGLNGLRDRKSRPKRIASRTLYWQEQAIKALALGGWSQTDIAATLKMPLSTVCVVAHRMCGHLLKKTEPVRRYEYDEPGGLIHFDIKRVARFSQPGHRKTGVRKVMTKGAGWEYVHICIDDYTRWSHAEVHPRQSAKDAVRFFENTLKILKAMDVKVKRVLTDNGKCYTSRAFRNAVKTIGARPMNTRPYRPQTNGKAERFIQTLIREWSYGKLYNNSAQRNAKLSCYLKWYNLVRPHGSLNKQPPISRLLVNNVSEIYS